The stretch of DNA TTCTAATTTAGGTTTGACAACTACTTTAGGTGTTTCGGCAACGACTTCATTTTTTCCAGCCTTACCCAAACTCACTTCTCTAAAGGTATCCAAAGCACGTTTTTCTAAGAAATACTTAACGTCTCCTAAGTAGGGTTTTAATTTTTTATTGTTAAACTCAATCACTTTATCGGTCAGACCAACCAAAAAATCACGATCATGCGAGACAATGATTAGCGTGCCATCATAGCGTAAAATAGCATCCTTTAGAACTTCTTTAGAACGAATATCCAAGTGATTAGTCGGCTCATCCAGAACTAGCAAGTTGATAGGGCGCAACATCATGCAAGCCAAGGCAAGACGGGCACGTTCTCCTCCAGAAAGTACCGATACTTTTTTGTCAACATCCTCTCCTGAAAATAAAAAAGAGCCTAAGATATTTCTCAGTTTTGTTCGCATTTCAAAAGGAGCATCTTGATCAATGGTTTCTAAAACAGTCAATTTAGGATCTAGTGTTTCAGCTTGATTTTGCGCATAATAACCAACCGCAACATTGTATCCTAGTTCCGCTTTTCCTTCAGCTTGCACTTGTCCCAATATAATTTTAGATAGAGTGGATTTTCCTTCGCCATTTTTGCCAACAAAAGCGACACGTTCACCTCGGATAATTTCTAAATCAACTTGATCTAGAATATTTCGTTCGCCATAACTTTTAGTAACGCCTTTGACACTAACCACCACCTCCCCAGCGCGAGGAGAGGGCGGGAAGGATAGTTTCATTTTGCCGCTATTGACCGTATCCAGCTCAATTTTATTCATTCTATTTAGCTCTTTCATTAGCGATTGAGCCATTTTTGCCTTATTGGCTTTGGCACGGAAACGGTCTATCAGCTGTTCTTTTCTTGCAATTTCCTTTTGTTGATTTTCAAAAGCATTTTGTTGCAGTTCTCGGCGTTCCTTTTGTAGAATGAGATATTTAGAATAGTTGGCTTTGTAATCATAAGTTTTTCCCAAATCAATTTCTATGGTGCGTTTGGTTACATTGTCAAGGAAAGTCTTATCATGGGAAATGGTAACCACAGCCCCTTCATAAGTTTCCAAAAATTGCTCTAACCAAATGATAGATTCGATATCTAAATGGTTGGTAGGCTCATCCAACAACAAATAATTTGGACGTTGCAATAACATTTTAGTAAGCTCTATTCTCATTTGCCAGCCCCCACTAAACTCATCGGTTAATCTACTAAAATCATCAGGCATAAAACCAAGTCCCATTAGGATTTTTTCTGCTTCGACTTGAATGCTTTGCCCACCCATCACACGATAACGCTCATTTAAGTCATCTAACTCATTAAACAAGTTGAGATAAGATTCACTTTCATAATCCGTGCGGGTTTCAATTTGATGATTGATAGCTTCTATTGCTGCCTCCAATTTTTGAACATCTGCCAAAATACTTAGGGTTTCTTCCAGTACAGTTTTCCCTTTTGGAAGGCTCATATCTTGGTGTAAAAAACCAATTGTACTGTCTTTGGGACGAACCACATTTCCTTCATGCGGTCTAACATCACCAGCAATAATTTTGAGCAAAGTAGATTTTCCAGCTCCATTTAACCCCACTAAACCAATCCGATCTCCATCATGAATAGATAATGAAATTTTATCGAGAACAGTACGGTCACCGTATTTTACAAAAATGTTATTAATACCCAGCATAATATGATGTTAATTAAAGAAGTTGTTTAAAAATGGAATTTTGTTGGTAATGAGTACTAATTTTTAGATAAACAAGGCATGAGCATAGCGAACTGCGCAGGCTTATAGCTAGAGCTATAATCGTTAAGCATATTTTCTTCATAGCAGCGCTATGGAGCAAATTTTTAACGCAGAGTAGCTAGAAATTAGCTTTCATTAGCGATATAAGGCTATTCTTAAACAACTTCAAATAGAGAAATTTGGAATAATCTACAACTTAGCTTAATTATTTGCTTTGAAGCTCTTAAAAAAGCTTTGCAAAGATAATAGATTCTAGCTAAAAAAGGTGCCTCTACTAGTTAATTGTCGAACATAAATACGTTATTTAAATTTGAGTCTTTTTTCTATGAATAGTAGCTTAGTTTTGAGTGTTTTTGGTAAATCGAGTCTGAAAATTCAGATAGGGGCTTTAGAATAATTATTAAATAAATTAAAATAGAGATTATATTAGCTCGTCTAACTACGAAGCAGTTTTGTTCAAGGTTTTGGAGGGAATGAGGGCTAAATAAATTTAGAGATATTCCATATAAATTTCACAACTTGGGGGCAACAATTGTTGCAACCGTTTTCTATAAATTGTTCGGAGATTGTCGTGATCATAATACAACCGACTTTCGTAGAAATGAATCTTCTTTAAGTTTTTGAGATTTATCCAAGAAAGTGGAATTTCGAAAATAGATTGCTGCTCAGATCGTGGGGTTAAACAACTATCAAATTTTAATTCTTCTAAAGAAAATAAATGCCCAATTTCTTCTGGTACTTTGTCAAATAGATTGTTACTCAATGTTAAGCGTTTTAGCTTTTTTAGCTTAGATATATCCTTTGGAAGTGCGGTCAATTGATTGTTGCTAAGATGGAGTTCCTCTAGATGAGGATATTTAGCAACAATGCTAGAAATATCTTTTAATGCATTGTGAGCTAAGTCCATTTTTTTTAACTGAGACCAGTTAAGTACAGGATTAGGAATCGTGGCCAACCGATTATTAGACAAGTCAGCTGTTTTAATATTGGGGAAACAGGATAGGGGCAAAAAGCATTGATCCAAGGCTTTTTGATCTAATAGGGCCCAATTTCTATAGGTGTTTTTGGTACCAGAGATATAATGTTCAATTCCTAAAAAACAGCGATTAAAATTCACATGTTCAATCTCATAATGGCTGATTTCATTGGGAATATTGAGCAAAATTGTTTGTTTTAAATCAAGCGTTTTACTTTGGGAATTATAAAATTGTTCTTCAATAATTTTTTGTATTAATTGCTGGTCACTACTGTGTTTTAAAAGGTATAAAACACCCTCACTACGTCCATTTTGTTCGTAGGCATATTGCGCTAAATTTAAAGGGGTTAAATCCAAGCCTTTCCCATTATTGCTTTTAAGCGTTGTGAAATTAGGAAAGTTTTTAAAGTCAATAACCAAGCCCTGTGAGGAACCTGAATTGTTATTGCAAGCTTTGATTTCTTTCACCTGTTTGAGTTGGCTAATTTCGGGAGGCACAGGGATCGTTTCGCCCAAAAGAAGATGATTGAGGTCAACCATATTTAAATACTCCAGTTGTGAAAGTTGGCAAATGACGGCAGGGAATTCAACAAATTTATTATTGGAGATATTTAACCTTTTTAAATTAGGTAATAATGTTAAGGCTTTATTTAGTTTGCTAATACTATTGTTTGAAATATTCAGCGATTCTAACTGTTCGAAAGCTTTGATTTTGGCAGGAATAATTTTGATTTTGTTGTCGCTCAAATCAATTTCTGTCAATTCCGTAAAATCATAAAGCTCAGTTGGTATTTTGGTTAAGGCACAATTGTTTAGTTTAAATGAAGTACCTGAAATAAAAGTTTTTAATAATTCCTTTTTTAAATCAATAGGAAGCCGATCCAAAAGGTATTTGAGCCCTACGTTATACTTATTATACATTGCAAATGCCATTTTCATCCCATCAAGCTCCCCATAACTCATTTCAACATAAGAATCGATATTTTTTTTAATGGTTTGTTCAGTAGGAGCGACTTGCCCTTTTTGAGTTAAACGCAGATCTCTACTCATAATCTGAGAAACATTAGAAGAACCCTGTTGGTACAAAAAAGCTGCTGCTTTGCGTTTGAGTTCTGTGTTTTCAGACAATTTAAAAACCACAAATGCCTCAGTGAAAAGCTCCTTTGGGAAGGTTTGAGCTTCTAAAATTTCGAAAGCAATTTGCGTATTGTTGTCATCTGTGCTTAGTAAGAGAGAAGATAAGTTTTTTAATTCTTCGGGGGTTAATTGCATGTTATTCTGTTTGAATTAAAGTGGAATAATGTGTTTTATAGGCTAGATATTTGGTGGTGTTCTAGAATGTAAGCAAGAGCAAAAATTTGCTAATTGTTAATGAAGGAATAATCTTATTGAGCAGTATTTTTGTTTCGTGAACACCTTGTGATTTGTCGTTTGTTTAGAAATAAAAGAAATAACAACGGTTGTGTATTGTTTGCTGAGGGGCAAAATTATTTTTTCTAACATTTGATGGAGCCTTGTGTTAAATGTAGAGAACAAACTACCTTGTTGAAATACTATTTTTGTGCTAACCCAACAAGGTAGTTTGGAACTTAGCCGATAATTGATAAAGTGCTGAAGGTCTTTTCTTTGAAGTGCTCTCACGCTTGGCATATAGGTGTTTTTATAAAAGAATTACCTAACTGTTTTGTTACTTTGTGGCTTGGCAAAAGCCATAAAGTAGTTTTGCAGTTGTTTGTATTTTTTTGATTATTAGTTGTATAAAGGGGCTTTGTTTTATTTTTTTAACAAAGCAAAAAAATAATATTGATTCGTAAAGAATATGAGTCATCATTACAAAATGACCTGTATTTAATATAGGTTTGCATTTCATAGACCCCTTGTACGAAGGATCTATGAGATGCATTTAGGATAAAAAATAGGGCTCTATTAATATATTGAAGTTGTTTAAACGTAAAATGGCATTATTAAAAAATAGCAGCATTTTTACTATTTTACTGTTACACAGTTGATTCTAGATTGTTTTTAAACAATGTCACTATATAAGGCAATAATATAGGTTATTATAGGGAATAAAACAACAGATAGAACTAAATAATCTTGTTAAAAATGCTGTTTAATAAAAGATAATAAATTATTGCTATTGGAGGATTATCTTGCCTGTATACAGTTTATTTTTCGCATTGTTGTGCAGTCGATAAAAATACATGCCATTGGTCAAATTTTTTCGATCTAAAATAAAATCTTGATTGTTAATGTTTTGAGACTTGAGCTCTTTACCCATTGCATCATATATTTTTAGTAACCATTGATCATTTATGCTAAAATTGTCAATAGAAATCGTTGTTTCTTGATGAAATGGATTAGGGAATACTCGAATTGAACTTTGATCCTGAGCAATTTTGGGGACAGTAGTTCCAATGTTACAATCTATGTCAAGTGGAGTTCCCCAAGTATCCCCACTTTTGGCATAATAGACCAATTGTTTATTATGTGCTCCAAATACCGTTGATGGATTTTCATAGTAAGGTCCTCCTAAGCCATCTAAATAACTATAAAAAGGAAGGGTATTCCCAATTAATTGATTCCAACAATTGCTGCCTGTTTGATAATGT from Aureispira anguillae encodes:
- a CDS encoding ABC-F family ATP-binding cassette domain-containing protein; this encodes MLGINNIFVKYGDRTVLDKISLSIHDGDRIGLVGLNGAGKSTLLKIIAGDVRPHEGNVVRPKDSTIGFLHQDMSLPKGKTVLEETLSILADVQKLEAAIEAINHQIETRTDYESESYLNLFNELDDLNERYRVMGGQSIQVEAEKILMGLGFMPDDFSRLTDEFSGGWQMRIELTKMLLQRPNYLLLDEPTNHLDIESIIWLEQFLETYEGAVVTISHDKTFLDNVTKRTIEIDLGKTYDYKANYSKYLILQKERRELQQNAFENQQKEIARKEQLIDRFRAKANKAKMAQSLMKELNRMNKIELDTVNSGKMKLSFPPSPRAGEVVVSVKGVTKSYGERNILDQVDLEIIRGERVAFVGKNGEGKSTLSKIILGQVQAEGKAELGYNVAVGYYAQNQAETLDPKLTVLETIDQDAPFEMRTKLRNILGSFLFSGEDVDKKVSVLSGGERARLALACMMLRPINLLVLDEPTNHLDIRSKEVLKDAILRYDGTLIIVSHDRDFLVGLTDKVIEFNNKKLKPYLGDVKYFLEKRALDTFREVSLGKAGKNEVVAETPKVVVKPKLEGKEYHQRLKQLKKDIQNAERKINRLEEDLKKYEATMADMSIFGTPEYDTAVAKYELTKVKLAETMEKWETAEMELESLEEN
- a CDS encoding leucine-rich repeat domain-containing protein; protein product: MQLTPEELKNLSSLLLSTDDNNTQIAFEILEAQTFPKELFTEAFVVFKLSENTELKRKAAAFLYQQGSSNVSQIMSRDLRLTQKGQVAPTEQTIKKNIDSYVEMSYGELDGMKMAFAMYNKYNVGLKYLLDRLPIDLKKELLKTFISGTSFKLNNCALTKIPTELYDFTELTEIDLSDNKIKIIPAKIKAFEQLESLNISNNSISKLNKALTLLPNLKRLNISNNKFVEFPAVICQLSQLEYLNMVDLNHLLLGETIPVPPEISQLKQVKEIKACNNNSGSSQGLVIDFKNFPNFTTLKSNNGKGLDLTPLNLAQYAYEQNGRSEGVLYLLKHSSDQQLIQKIIEEQFYNSQSKTLDLKQTILLNIPNEISHYEIEHVNFNRCFLGIEHYISGTKNTYRNWALLDQKALDQCFLPLSCFPNIKTADLSNNRLATIPNPVLNWSQLKKMDLAHNALKDISSIVAKYPHLEELHLSNNQLTALPKDISKLKKLKRLTLSNNLFDKVPEEIGHLFSLEELKFDSCLTPRSEQQSIFEIPLSWINLKNLKKIHFYESRLYYDHDNLRTIYRKRLQQLLPPSCEIYMEYL